The genomic interval CTCGATGGTGTCGAGATCCTGCCCGGTGTGCTTGACGTAGATGTCGTTCAGGCGCGAGCGCAGCTTCAGGATTTCCTGGGCCTGGATTTCGATGTCCGAGGCCTGGCCCTGGGCGCCGCCCGACGGCTGGTGGATCATGATGCGGCTGTTGGGCAGCGAGAAGCGCTTGCCCGGCGCACCGGCGGCCAGCAGCAGCGAGCCCATCGACGCCGCCTGCCCCATGCACACCGTCGACACCTGCGGACGGATGTACTGCATGGTGTCGTAGATGGCGAGGCCGGCCGAGACGTAGCCGCCCGGCGAATTGATGTAGAGCGCGATGTCCTTGTTCGGGTTCTCCGACTCAAGGAACAGCAGCTGCGAGCAGATCAGGCTGGCGACGGCGTCGTTCACTCCGCCGATCAGGAAGATGATCCGCTCCTTCAGCAGGCGCGAATAGATATCGTACGCGCGCTCGCCCCGGTTGGTCTGTTCGATGACCATCGGGACCAGAGCATTCATCTTCGGCTCGAAGTCGTACATGTGTTCTTCCCTGCCCCCGCAGTTGGCTGAACCGGTGATCGTCGCCGGTACGGAACCACATATAGGAACCTATGGGGGCGGATGGTAGTCCGCCCCCACTCCTTTTGGGAGTTTAGGCGGCCTCAGCCTCGTCCTCGTCCTTCGTCAGCTCTTCGACGCTGACGGTCTTCTCGGTCACCTTGGCCTGATCCAGGATGTGATCGACCACCTTGTCCTCGAAGATCGGGGCGCGGAGGTTCTCCAGAGCCTGCTGGTTCTGCTTGAAGAACTCGAACACCTGGCGCTCCTGACCGGGGAAGCGGCGGGCTTCGTTGATCAGGGCGCGGTTCACCTCGTCCTGGGTGACCTGGATGTTGTTGCGGCGGCCGACTTCCGACAGCAGCAGACCCAGGCGGACGCGGCGCTCGGCGATCGAGCGGTACTCGGCCTTCAGCTCGTCCTCGGACTTGTTGGCGTCCTCGCCGGCGGTGCCGTTCTTGATCTCCTCCTGGAGACGCTCCCA from Azospirillum sp. TSH100 carries:
- the clpP gene encoding ATP-dependent Clp endopeptidase proteolytic subunit ClpP; this translates as MYDFEPKMNALVPMVIEQTNRGERAYDIYSRLLKERIIFLIGGVNDAVASLICSQLLFLESENPNKDIALYINSPGGYVSAGLAIYDTMQYIRPQVSTVCMGQAASMGSLLLAAGAPGKRFSLPNSRIMIHQPSGGAQGQASDIEIQAQEILKLRSRLNDIYVKHTGQDLDTIETAMERDKFMSPEEAKAFGLIDEVVEKRPGADHHS